A genome region from Bufo gargarizans isolate SCDJY-AF-19 chromosome 2, ASM1485885v1, whole genome shotgun sequence includes the following:
- the ARHGAP32 gene encoding rho GTPase-activating protein 32 isoform X6 produces the protein MLMAYLSRLSAIAGNKINCGPALTWMEIDNKGNHLLVHEESSINVPAIAAAHVIKRYNAQAADELSFEVGDIVSVIDMPPKELTTWWRGKHGFQVGFFPSECVELINDKVPQSMTNPVPKPVSRKHGKLITFLRTFMKSRPSKQKLKQRGILRERVFGCDLGEHLLNSGQDVPQVLRSCTEFIEKHGIVDGIYRLSGIASNIQKLRHEFDSEQIPDLTKDVYIQDIHCVGSLCKLYFRELPNPLLTYQLYEKFSDAVSAATDEERLVKIHDVIQQLPPPHYRTLEFLMRHLSRLATYCSITNMHTKNLAIVWAPNLLRYGTVTSRSKQIESACFSGTAAFMEVRIQSVVVEFILNHVEVLFSPKLSSVIREGAGHTSLSRPKSLLVSSPSTKLLSLEEAQARTQAQINSPVVADSKYIEVGEGPAALQGKFHTVIDFPSERKRPPPKMKKSPVGSWRSFFNLGKSSSSSSSSSMSKRKLTRNPSEPSEIKSMALAGGRGDSGTMRSAKSEESLSSLHTADVESKLFRPRRPRSSSDALSASYNGDLLESCNRCNSYDNLPHDQDSDVDEGLIHVPAMLSTRSHEDEDLSPPDIGVASLDFDPMSFQCSPPKLDCEGLDSRNTFFLDSLLSNSKERVQGGPQPSVSGHSSEPMSPYQEQIASLFRTSDRSPSTEKIQKSTSFAEKVVQAFSPKVGRKAVRSPPLSISEPVTVSLPSRVSEMIENMQGSGAAAQSLMWFKESGSRELVTVPAFTFRSVDMGPAQFSISTPTESPRTVDSVVTSQWNSPAHETDDTAETGSPGIPHATCNTELSFSDCCTQELSTSHVAGSSQMENTELSGEENTRVPSLPTPPGLSAVETPLDPVPVTSVSFIPPPPPPKNAARMLALALAESAQQASSQKRTYLQFMELPLPPPPEEEPLPDLPPQTVSPTLMPGADVSPTSPVLTAAATPSTSSFSITTIQYSPVRSHNTVPRESPSAVTPGLSPSSQGPGSIPTEEMTPPGPCEVNSNYLTELCTTLPSSDRPSPRPHFHQRSESFPSHPTHGTGPPAPPVRTMESRLATALHSNYNDAITASNYHSFLSTITLPSSLEDALPRHNYSAHVRSEILMEQGASYRQPYSSQPKTEEKLETGDGYRHPYQTSTKPENTELTYRIPYPAQVEPENLNETFDAFVHPKPSIVPKSYKADSAPLHMPTQPYISRCETPSSNSTLYGTYMNQTKHAGLQHSRARSRPEFMSSLSPSLRTYSEEAPPYPTIRRVQSLHVPMQPPPPPMRTVPISRTEVPPDDEPAYCPRPVYQYKPCPSFNSSSDYHVTQLQPYFENGRVQYRYSPFSGSTTYYSSDGTFYDMDPYSTLRLRPYHLYPSRDFASYTTRLQPKSTYRSQMLAPYPRGNLREHNFISRDVPPALPPEHPRPLHVSWDMEDMDRYRLQSLRRDNRARQISKGPVMSQYDNVTPSLVEDTSGLDVLHLRSRSDPGKTPGLLSVAESKDSRYPGRAETDERLAHTLSSYGNGSQDKPSLPHKKSGGSRNRIHHDFTSEHKTLPQQDAGHRPSTDGRNGPPFPPADYSSKTLPLPSEPTYQSSNSKYNVSPQEPIRINHKEMRPSEDKERSLARPTDSSHRDCYREDSAQFATAPPKPERSHSLRGHNSETLERDPAIFYPYQTLHGKLHSSISALSQYDNVADYHSIPHHRSTSQSNPNAFPLPHGRTYATALGQGAFLAAELSLQRQEAKVHAE, from the exons TGTCCCGGAAACACGGCAAGCTCATCACATTCCTCAGGACCTTCATGAAGTCCAGACCCAGCAAGCAGAAGCTGAAGCAGCGAGGGATCCTGAGGGAACGTGTATTCGGCTGCGACCTCGGAGAGCATCTGCTGAACTCTGGCCAGGATG TCCCCCAGGTCCTCAGGAGCTGCACAGAGTTTATAGAGAAACATGGAATTGTGGATGGAATCTATCGCCTGTCTGGGATTGCCTCCAATATTCAGAAGTTAAG ACATGAGTTTGACTCTGAGCAGATCCCAGACCTGACCAAAGATGTCTACATCCAGGACATTCACTGTGTGGGCTCCCTCTGTAAACTCTACTTCCGTGAGCTCCCCAATCCTCTCCTCACCTACCAGCTGTACGAGAAATTCTCT GATGCAGTCTCTGCCGCAACAGATGAAGAACGACTAGTGAAAATCCATGATGTCATCCAGCAGCTTCCTCCTCCGCACTACCG GACACTGGAGTTTCTCATGCGTCACCTCTCCCGACTGGCAACCTATTGCTCCATCACCAATATGCACACCAAGAACTTGGCCATCGTCTGGGCACCAAACCTGCTCCGGTATGGGACCGTTACTTCCCG atCAAAGCAGATTGAGTCGGCATGTTTCAGTGGTACGGCAGCCTTCATGGAGGTGCGGATCCAGTCTGTGGTTGTGGAGTTCATCCTCAATCATGTGGAAGTGCTGTTCAGCCCCAAGCTGAGCTCTGTGATACGAGAAGGAGCAG GCCACACTTCTCTGTCGCGACCAAAGTCTCTCCTTGTGTCTTCACCTTCCACCAAGCTGCTTAGCCTTGAAGAGGCCCAAGCACGAACACAGGCTCAAATAAACTCCCCAGTTGTGGCGGACAGTAAATACATAGAAGTGGGAGAAGGACCAGCTGCTCTGCAGGGCAAGTTTCACACAGTCATTGATTTTCCATCAGAGAG aaaaaggccacccCCCAAGATGAAGAAGTCTCCCGTGGGCAGCTGGCGCTCCTTCTTCAACCTGGGGAAGTCATCGTCGTCATCATCATCTTCTTCAATGTCTAAGAGGAAGCTGACCCGGAACCCAAGTGAACCATCTGAAATTAAGTCCATGGCCTTAGCAG GGGGAAGAGGAGACTCTGGGACTATGCGTTCGGCTAAAAGCGAAGAGTCCCTAAGTTCCCTGCACACCGCTGATG TGGAATCCAAGCTTTTCCGTCCTCGGCGCCCACGCTCTAGTAGTGATGCTCTTTCGGCCTCATATAATGGGGATTTACTGGAAAGCTGCAATCGTTGCAACTCCTATGATAATCTGCCTCATGACCAAGACAGTGACGTGGATGAGGGATTGATTCATGTGCCTGCCATGTTATCTACGCGATCTCATGAAGACGAGGATCTGAGTCCCCCTGATATTGGGGTGGCCAGTTTAGATTTTGATCCAATGTCTTTCCAGTGCAGCCCACCCAAACTAGACTGTGAAGGTCTGGATAGTCGCAATACATTCTTCTTGGACTCCTTACTGAGCAACAGCAAAGAGAGGGTACAAGGTGGACCCCAACCATCTGTCAGCGGCCACAGCTCTGAGCCCATGTCTCCTTACCAGGAGCAGATCGCCAGTCTCTTCCGAACATCTGACCGTAGTCCCAGCACTGAGAAGATTCAAAAATCCACATCCTTTGCCGAAAAGGTGGTGCAAGCCTTCTCGCCAAAAGTGGGCCGCAAAGCAGTCAGATCTCCACCACTAAGCATCTCTGAACCAGTCACTGTCTCGTTGCCTAGTCGGGTGTCAGAAATGATTGAAAACATGCAGGGAAGTGGTGCAGCCGCCCAGTCTCTTATGTGGTTCAAGGAAAGTGGCTCTAGAGAACTGGTGACTGTTCCAGCTTTTACATTCAGATCTGTGGACATGGGTCCTGCGCAATTTTCTATATCAACACCCACAGAATCGCCCAGAACCGTGGATTCTGTTGTAACGTCTCAGTGGAACAGCCCTGCGCATGAGACAGATGACACTGCAGAAACTGGATCTCCAGGAATTCCCCATGCCACGTGCAACACTGAGCTCTCATTCTCTGATTGCTGCACCCAGGAGCTCAGCACCAGCCACGTAGCTGGATCATCTCAGATGGAGAACACGGAATTGTCAGGAGAAGAAAACACACGTGTCCCCAGCTTGCCTACACCCCCAG GGTTATCTGCTGTGGAGACTCCGTTGGATCCTGTCCCTGTTACCAGTGTTTCCttcattcctcctcctcctcctcccaaaaATGCTGCTCGTATGCTGGCTTTGGCATTAGCAGAGTCTGCACAACAAGCTTCTAGTCAAAAGAGAACTTACCTTCAGTTCATGGAGTTACCACTGCCTCCTCCACCAGAAGAGGAGCCCCTGCCAGATCTCCCACCACAGACGGTGTCCCCTACACTAATGCCAGGAGCAGATGTATCCCCGACAAGTCCAGTCCTCACTGCGGCGGCTACCCCCAGCACATCATCCTTCTCCATCACCACTATCCAATACAGTCCAGTGAGGAGTCACAACACTGTACCAAGAGAGAGCCCGTCTGCTGTCACCCCAGGACTTAGCCCCTCATCCCAG GGCCCAGGATCCATTCCAACTGAAGAGATGACGCCACCTGGGCCATGTGAAGTCAACTCCAACTACCTTACAGAACTGTGTACTACACTCCCCTCATCTGACAGACCCAGCCCAAGGCCTCATTTTCATCAGCGATCCGAGTCTTTTCCTTCCCATCCTACACATGGTACAGGACCGCCAGCCCCACCAGTTAGAACCATGGAGAGTCGTCTGGCCACTGCCCTACACTCCAACTATAACGATGCAATCACGGCTAGCAATTATCACTCCTTCCTGAGTACTATCACTCTGCCATCATCTCTGGAGGATGCGCTGCCTAGGCACAATTATTCAGCTCACGTAAGATCTGAGATCCTGATGGAGCAGGGTGCCAGCTACAGACAGCCTTATTCTTCCCAGCCTAAAACCGAGGAGAAGCTTGAAACTGGGGATGGATACAGACATCCATATCAAACCTCAACTAAGCCTGAGAACACAGAGCTTACCTACAGAATCCCATATCCTGCTCAGGTAGAACCAGAGAATCTTAATGAGACATTCGATGCTTTTGTGCATCCTAAACCATCTATAGTCCCCAAGTCTTACAAGGCAGACAGTGCTCCACTGCATATGCCAACACAACCATACATTTCCCGCTGTGAAACGCCCTCTTCAAATTCTACACTTTATGGCACCTACATGAACCAGACTAAGCATGCAGGACTACAGCATTCTCGTGCAAGGAGTCGACCAGAATTTATGTCATCCTTGAGTCCGAGTCTACGTACCTACTCAGAAGAAGCTCCACCATATCCAACTATAAGACGGGTCCAATCCTTGCATGTGCCTATgcaacctccaccacctccaatGCGTACAGTTCCTATTTCTAGAACAGAGGTCCCTCCAGATGATGAGCCTGCATACTGCCCACGCCCTGTCTATCAATACAAACCTTGCCCATCCTTCAATTCTTCATCAGATTATCATGTCACTCAACTGCAGCCTTACTTTGAGAATGGAAGGGTACAATATCGATACAGCCCCTTCTCAGGCAGCACCACATACTACTCATCAGATGGCACCTTCTATGATATGGACCCTTACAGCACATTGCGTTTGCGTCCGTACCACCTCTATCCAAGTCGTGACTTTGCATCTTATACTACAAGACTGCAGCCCAAGTCCACATATCGGTCACAGATGTTGGCACCATATCCAAGAGGAAATCTGCGCGAGCACAATTTTATTAGCAGAGATGTCCCCCCTGCGTTACCCCCTGAACATCCTAGGCCTCTTCATGTCTCCTGGGATATGGAGGATATGGATAGGTATAGATTACAGTCGCTGAGACGTGATAACAGAGCCCGTCAAATatctaaaggacctgtgatgtctCAGTATGATAATGTTACCCCATCCTTAGTGGAGGATACATCAGGACTGGATGTCCTACACCTGAGAAGTAGGTCTGACCCTGGGAAGACTCCAGGGCTTCTTAGTGTTGCTGAATCTAAAGACTCCCGCTACCCTGGAAGAGCAGAGACTGATGAACGCCTAGCACATACTCTCTCATCATATGGAAATGGGTCCCAGGATAAACCATCCctaccccacaaaaaaagtggagGGAGTAGGAATCGCATACATCACGACTTTACCTCTGAGCATAAGACTCTCCCACAGCAGGATGCTGGACATAGACCATCAACGGATGGACGAAATGGTCCACCATTTCCACCTGCTGACTACAGCTCTAAAACATTGCCACTGCCTTCTGAACCTACATATCAGTCCTCAAACAGTAAATACAATGTGAGTCCACAAGAACCAATAAGGATTAACCACAAGGAAATGAGACCGTCAGAGGACAAGGAGCGGTCACTTGCCAGACCAACTGACAGCTCACACCGAGACTGTTACAGAGAGGACTCCGCTCAGTTTGCTACCGCTCCACCCAAACCAGAGAGGAGCCACAGCCTCAGAGGCCACAACTCAGAGACTTTGGAGAGAGACCCTGCCATCTTCTATCCCTACCAAACACTCCATGGAAAGCTGCACAGCTCCATAAGTGCACTATCACAGTATGATAATGTGGCAGATTACCATTCCATTCCCCACCACCGATCAACAAGTCAATCTAACCCAAATGCCTTCCCCCTACCACATGGCCGGACCTATGCGACTGCACTGGGCCAAGGAGCTTTCCTAGCTGCAGAGTTGTCCCTGCAAAGGCAAGAGGCAAAAGTCCATGCAGAGTGA
- the ARHGAP32 gene encoding rho GTPase-activating protein 32 isoform X7, which translates to MKSRPSKQKLKQRGILRERVFGCDLGEHLLNSGQDVPQVLRSCTEFIEKHGIVDGIYRLSGIASNIQKLRHEFDSEQIPDLTKDVYIQDIHCVGSLCKLYFRELPNPLLTYQLYEKFSDAVSAATDEERLVKIHDVIQQLPPPHYRTLEFLMRHLSRLATYCSITNMHTKNLAIVWAPNLLRYGTVTSRSKQIESACFSGTAAFMEVRIQSVVVEFILNHVEVLFSPKLSSVIREGAGHTSLSRPKSLLVSSPSTKLLSLEEAQARTQAQINSPVVADSKYIEVGEGPAALQGKFHTVIDFPSERKRPPPKMKKSPVGSWRSFFNLGKSSSSSSSSSMSKRKLTRNPSEPSEIKSMALAGGRGDSGTMRSAKSEESLSSLHTADVESKLFRPRRPRSSSDALSASYNGDLLESCNRCNSYDNLPHDQDSDVDEGLIHVPAMLSTRSHEDEDLSPPDIGVASLDFDPMSFQCSPPKLDCEGLDSRNTFFLDSLLSNSKERVQGGPQPSVSGHSSEPMSPYQEQIASLFRTSDRSPSTEKIQKSTSFAEKVVQAFSPKVGRKAVRSPPLSISEPVTVSLPSRVSEMIENMQGSGAAAQSLMWFKESGSRELVTVPAFTFRSVDMGPAQFSISTPTESPRTVDSVVTSQWNSPAHETDDTAETGSPGIPHATCNTELSFSDCCTQELSTSHVAGSSQMENTELSGEENTRVPSLPTPPGLSAVETPLDPVPVTSVSFIPPPPPPKNAARMLALALAESAQQASSQKRTYLQFMELPLPPPPEEEPLPDLPPQTVSPTLMPGADVSPTSPVLTAAATPSTSSFSITTIQYSPVRSHNTVPRESPSAVTPGLSPSSQGPGSIPTEEMTPPGPCEVNSNYLTELCTTLPSSDRPSPRPHFHQRSESFPSHPTHGTGPPAPPVRTMESRLATALHSNYNDAITASNYHSFLSTITLPSSLEDALPRHNYSAHVRSEILMEQGASYRQPYSSQPKTEEKLETGDGYRHPYQTSTKPENTELTYRIPYPAQVEPENLNETFDAFVHPKPSIVPKSYKADSAPLHMPTQPYISRCETPSSNSTLYGTYMNQTKHAGLQHSRARSRPEFMSSLSPSLRTYSEEAPPYPTIRRVQSLHVPMQPPPPPMRTVPISRTEVPPDDEPAYCPRPVYQYKPCPSFNSSSDYHVTQLQPYFENGRVQYRYSPFSGSTTYYSSDGTFYDMDPYSTLRLRPYHLYPSRDFASYTTRLQPKSTYRSQMLAPYPRGNLREHNFISRDVPPALPPEHPRPLHVSWDMEDMDRYRLQSLRRDNRARQISKGPVMSQYDNVTPSLVEDTSGLDVLHLRSRSDPGKTPGLLSVAESKDSRYPGRAETDERLAHTLSSYGNGSQDKPSLPHKKSGGSRNRIHHDFTSEHKTLPQQDAGHRPSTDGRNGPPFPPADYSSKTLPLPSEPTYQSSNSKYNVSPQEPIRINHKEMRPSEDKERSLARPTDSSHRDCYREDSAQFATAPPKPERSHSLRGHNSETLERDPAIFYPYQTLHGKLHSSISALSQYDNVADYHSIPHHRSTSQSNPNAFPLPHGRTYATALGQGAFLAAELSLQRQEAKVHAE; encoded by the exons ATGAAGTCCAGACCCAGCAAGCAGAAGCTGAAGCAGCGAGGGATCCTGAGGGAACGTGTATTCGGCTGCGACCTCGGAGAGCATCTGCTGAACTCTGGCCAGGATG TCCCCCAGGTCCTCAGGAGCTGCACAGAGTTTATAGAGAAACATGGAATTGTGGATGGAATCTATCGCCTGTCTGGGATTGCCTCCAATATTCAGAAGTTAAG ACATGAGTTTGACTCTGAGCAGATCCCAGACCTGACCAAAGATGTCTACATCCAGGACATTCACTGTGTGGGCTCCCTCTGTAAACTCTACTTCCGTGAGCTCCCCAATCCTCTCCTCACCTACCAGCTGTACGAGAAATTCTCT GATGCAGTCTCTGCCGCAACAGATGAAGAACGACTAGTGAAAATCCATGATGTCATCCAGCAGCTTCCTCCTCCGCACTACCG GACACTGGAGTTTCTCATGCGTCACCTCTCCCGACTGGCAACCTATTGCTCCATCACCAATATGCACACCAAGAACTTGGCCATCGTCTGGGCACCAAACCTGCTCCGGTATGGGACCGTTACTTCCCG atCAAAGCAGATTGAGTCGGCATGTTTCAGTGGTACGGCAGCCTTCATGGAGGTGCGGATCCAGTCTGTGGTTGTGGAGTTCATCCTCAATCATGTGGAAGTGCTGTTCAGCCCCAAGCTGAGCTCTGTGATACGAGAAGGAGCAG GCCACACTTCTCTGTCGCGACCAAAGTCTCTCCTTGTGTCTTCACCTTCCACCAAGCTGCTTAGCCTTGAAGAGGCCCAAGCACGAACACAGGCTCAAATAAACTCCCCAGTTGTGGCGGACAGTAAATACATAGAAGTGGGAGAAGGACCAGCTGCTCTGCAGGGCAAGTTTCACACAGTCATTGATTTTCCATCAGAGAG aaaaaggccacccCCCAAGATGAAGAAGTCTCCCGTGGGCAGCTGGCGCTCCTTCTTCAACCTGGGGAAGTCATCGTCGTCATCATCATCTTCTTCAATGTCTAAGAGGAAGCTGACCCGGAACCCAAGTGAACCATCTGAAATTAAGTCCATGGCCTTAGCAG GGGGAAGAGGAGACTCTGGGACTATGCGTTCGGCTAAAAGCGAAGAGTCCCTAAGTTCCCTGCACACCGCTGATG TGGAATCCAAGCTTTTCCGTCCTCGGCGCCCACGCTCTAGTAGTGATGCTCTTTCGGCCTCATATAATGGGGATTTACTGGAAAGCTGCAATCGTTGCAACTCCTATGATAATCTGCCTCATGACCAAGACAGTGACGTGGATGAGGGATTGATTCATGTGCCTGCCATGTTATCTACGCGATCTCATGAAGACGAGGATCTGAGTCCCCCTGATATTGGGGTGGCCAGTTTAGATTTTGATCCAATGTCTTTCCAGTGCAGCCCACCCAAACTAGACTGTGAAGGTCTGGATAGTCGCAATACATTCTTCTTGGACTCCTTACTGAGCAACAGCAAAGAGAGGGTACAAGGTGGACCCCAACCATCTGTCAGCGGCCACAGCTCTGAGCCCATGTCTCCTTACCAGGAGCAGATCGCCAGTCTCTTCCGAACATCTGACCGTAGTCCCAGCACTGAGAAGATTCAAAAATCCACATCCTTTGCCGAAAAGGTGGTGCAAGCCTTCTCGCCAAAAGTGGGCCGCAAAGCAGTCAGATCTCCACCACTAAGCATCTCTGAACCAGTCACTGTCTCGTTGCCTAGTCGGGTGTCAGAAATGATTGAAAACATGCAGGGAAGTGGTGCAGCCGCCCAGTCTCTTATGTGGTTCAAGGAAAGTGGCTCTAGAGAACTGGTGACTGTTCCAGCTTTTACATTCAGATCTGTGGACATGGGTCCTGCGCAATTTTCTATATCAACACCCACAGAATCGCCCAGAACCGTGGATTCTGTTGTAACGTCTCAGTGGAACAGCCCTGCGCATGAGACAGATGACACTGCAGAAACTGGATCTCCAGGAATTCCCCATGCCACGTGCAACACTGAGCTCTCATTCTCTGATTGCTGCACCCAGGAGCTCAGCACCAGCCACGTAGCTGGATCATCTCAGATGGAGAACACGGAATTGTCAGGAGAAGAAAACACACGTGTCCCCAGCTTGCCTACACCCCCAG GGTTATCTGCTGTGGAGACTCCGTTGGATCCTGTCCCTGTTACCAGTGTTTCCttcattcctcctcctcctcctcccaaaaATGCTGCTCGTATGCTGGCTTTGGCATTAGCAGAGTCTGCACAACAAGCTTCTAGTCAAAAGAGAACTTACCTTCAGTTCATGGAGTTACCACTGCCTCCTCCACCAGAAGAGGAGCCCCTGCCAGATCTCCCACCACAGACGGTGTCCCCTACACTAATGCCAGGAGCAGATGTATCCCCGACAAGTCCAGTCCTCACTGCGGCGGCTACCCCCAGCACATCATCCTTCTCCATCACCACTATCCAATACAGTCCAGTGAGGAGTCACAACACTGTACCAAGAGAGAGCCCGTCTGCTGTCACCCCAGGACTTAGCCCCTCATCCCAG GGCCCAGGATCCATTCCAACTGAAGAGATGACGCCACCTGGGCCATGTGAAGTCAACTCCAACTACCTTACAGAACTGTGTACTACACTCCCCTCATCTGACAGACCCAGCCCAAGGCCTCATTTTCATCAGCGATCCGAGTCTTTTCCTTCCCATCCTACACATGGTACAGGACCGCCAGCCCCACCAGTTAGAACCATGGAGAGTCGTCTGGCCACTGCCCTACACTCCAACTATAACGATGCAATCACGGCTAGCAATTATCACTCCTTCCTGAGTACTATCACTCTGCCATCATCTCTGGAGGATGCGCTGCCTAGGCACAATTATTCAGCTCACGTAAGATCTGAGATCCTGATGGAGCAGGGTGCCAGCTACAGACAGCCTTATTCTTCCCAGCCTAAAACCGAGGAGAAGCTTGAAACTGGGGATGGATACAGACATCCATATCAAACCTCAACTAAGCCTGAGAACACAGAGCTTACCTACAGAATCCCATATCCTGCTCAGGTAGAACCAGAGAATCTTAATGAGACATTCGATGCTTTTGTGCATCCTAAACCATCTATAGTCCCCAAGTCTTACAAGGCAGACAGTGCTCCACTGCATATGCCAACACAACCATACATTTCCCGCTGTGAAACGCCCTCTTCAAATTCTACACTTTATGGCACCTACATGAACCAGACTAAGCATGCAGGACTACAGCATTCTCGTGCAAGGAGTCGACCAGAATTTATGTCATCCTTGAGTCCGAGTCTACGTACCTACTCAGAAGAAGCTCCACCATATCCAACTATAAGACGGGTCCAATCCTTGCATGTGCCTATgcaacctccaccacctccaatGCGTACAGTTCCTATTTCTAGAACAGAGGTCCCTCCAGATGATGAGCCTGCATACTGCCCACGCCCTGTCTATCAATACAAACCTTGCCCATCCTTCAATTCTTCATCAGATTATCATGTCACTCAACTGCAGCCTTACTTTGAGAATGGAAGGGTACAATATCGATACAGCCCCTTCTCAGGCAGCACCACATACTACTCATCAGATGGCACCTTCTATGATATGGACCCTTACAGCACATTGCGTTTGCGTCCGTACCACCTCTATCCAAGTCGTGACTTTGCATCTTATACTACAAGACTGCAGCCCAAGTCCACATATCGGTCACAGATGTTGGCACCATATCCAAGAGGAAATCTGCGCGAGCACAATTTTATTAGCAGAGATGTCCCCCCTGCGTTACCCCCTGAACATCCTAGGCCTCTTCATGTCTCCTGGGATATGGAGGATATGGATAGGTATAGATTACAGTCGCTGAGACGTGATAACAGAGCCCGTCAAATatctaaaggacctgtgatgtctCAGTATGATAATGTTACCCCATCCTTAGTGGAGGATACATCAGGACTGGATGTCCTACACCTGAGAAGTAGGTCTGACCCTGGGAAGACTCCAGGGCTTCTTAGTGTTGCTGAATCTAAAGACTCCCGCTACCCTGGAAGAGCAGAGACTGATGAACGCCTAGCACATACTCTCTCATCATATGGAAATGGGTCCCAGGATAAACCATCCctaccccacaaaaaaagtggagGGAGTAGGAATCGCATACATCACGACTTTACCTCTGAGCATAAGACTCTCCCACAGCAGGATGCTGGACATAGACCATCAACGGATGGACGAAATGGTCCACCATTTCCACCTGCTGACTACAGCTCTAAAACATTGCCACTGCCTTCTGAACCTACATATCAGTCCTCAAACAGTAAATACAATGTGAGTCCACAAGAACCAATAAGGATTAACCACAAGGAAATGAGACCGTCAGAGGACAAGGAGCGGTCACTTGCCAGACCAACTGACAGCTCACACCGAGACTGTTACAGAGAGGACTCCGCTCAGTTTGCTACCGCTCCACCCAAACCAGAGAGGAGCCACAGCCTCAGAGGCCACAACTCAGAGACTTTGGAGAGAGACCCTGCCATCTTCTATCCCTACCAAACACTCCATGGAAAGCTGCACAGCTCCATAAGTGCACTATCACAGTATGATAATGTGGCAGATTACCATTCCATTCCCCACCACCGATCAACAAGTCAATCTAACCCAAATGCCTTCCCCCTACCACATGGCCGGACCTATGCGACTGCACTGGGCCAAGGAGCTTTCCTAGCTGCAGAGTTGTCCCTGCAAAGGCAAGAGGCAAAAGTCCATGCAGAGTGA